The Quercus robur chromosome 3, dhQueRobu3.1, whole genome shotgun sequence DNA segment TTTAAAGACCATTTTGTTCATGTATTTCCATAGGGACCAGATTGCGAAGGTGGACACTATTCTCCATGGATACCCATTCGCCTTTATTAGAGGATTACACATGCAATTGGCTTCAAGCCAACTATGGATATCTAGATTGAATGAGGAAATCAAATCAACAGGGACTCCTATCTTTCTCCAAAAGGACGCTGCAAAGGGGTAATCCctcaacatatatataattgattcattttcagttttgtaAAGGGGGCACACAGCCTTGCATTTTATGCCTCTCGACATAATCACTTCCCTAACTGGCACACTGTTATGGTGGCATAACCAGAGAAAGTGACATATCTTTGGCAATGTGTCAATCTTTTAAATCCAATTTCCCTTAAACTCAGCATTGTGCTCTTCCTCGAGTCTTGCCAGAGTATATGCTGTTGCAATAGTGAATTCCCCATCTTTTGATGCTTTCCAGCTCATAAAGTCCTCTTTATTTCCATATAGCCGAATGGGCGTGGCAAGGATTTTTCCTTATATACATGGTGGCAGCTCAAATGAAGTAGCATTCCAATTCCATTCACCTCCCTGTCTAATCTCCTCAATTGTAATGTTCCGATCTGATTGATGGATCAGACCCTAAATAAGCTCTCTGACCGACTTGCCTTTAACCAAGTTATTGGACCAGAAGCTTAGCTTAGATTTACTCCCCACATTCCAACCTATCCCTTTCATGAAAATAGGGAAACCCAATTTGATTGCTTTCCAGTTAGCTAAACATGGAAGTTTGTCCGAATCCTTAAAATTTCTTTGAGCTTGagtacaatattttttcaataaaatcttCGCCCAAAGGGATTCTCATTTATGGTACATTCTCCAATTCAATTTAGCCAATAAGGCTacattttttgcatttgcttcTTGAATGCCAAGTTCTTCATCTTTAGGTTTAATAATTATATTCCAGCCCACCatatgagttttctttttctcttgagTGGTGCCCTACAAAAAATCTCTACTGATCTTATCTAGTTTGTCACAAAGATGAGAGGCCAACATTACTGATTTGACTAAAACTGTCATTCCAGCAAAAGATAGAAGCTGAGCTTTCCATCCTGACAGTTTGTTGATGGCCCTTTCTGCAACAAAATTGAATTGATTCCAATTTAAACCTTTATGCTTCAAGGGAAACCCTAGGTATTTCCCTAAGTTGTTAGTGGCTAGGATATTCAGGTTCTCATAGATAGTAGACTTTAGGGCAGCTTCCACATTCTGCGAGAAATAGATACGGGACTTAGCTGTGCTAACTTACTGCCTAGATTCATAGCAAAACCGATCTAGCACCTCCTTTATGGATTCACTCCCTTCTTCACTGGCTTTTACGAACAGTATTAGGTCGTCTGCAAAGAGAATGTGTGAAATCTTTAAATTTCCTCGGGATGCTTTTGGGGCCTAATCCCCTTCCATACACTCCTTGTTAGTGAGGCTTCCAAGGTATTCCATGCAAAGAATAAAAAGATAGGGGAACAGCAAATTGTCTTAACGGATGCCTCTTAAGGTTTTGAAGGTTTCCATCATACctccattaaaaataatagaaataccTGTTGAGGAGACACAATTCATTATGAGGTTGATCAACTTATTAGGAAAATAGTAGGCTTGAAGAATTTTATGGATAAAATTCCATTCAAGCCTATCATAAGCCTTCTCTAAATCCACTTCGATGGCCATGTAcccctcttttccttttttattgtCAATGGAATGGATCAACTCTTATGCAAGTAGGATATTATCCAGACCTCTCTTTCCTAGGACAAATGCAGCTTGGATAGGGGAGACAAGCTTGTTGAGGAGAGGACAAATTCTTCCCACAATAATCTTGGTGACAATCTTATACATTGAGTTATTGAGGTTGATGGGCCTGTAATTACCAAGAGTCTTCGGAGATTGGCATTTGGGGATAAGCGAGATCAAAGTCCTATTTAAGTATTCAGGAATAGGCCCAGAAGCAAAAATGTTCCTTATCTCTGTACACACTGGGTCTTTCACATCatgccaaaaatactaaaaaaagcCCGCATGGAGACTGTCTGGTCCAGGGGCTTTAAAAGACTTTAGTGCCCACAGGCCTGCCCTGATTTCTTCTTCCGAAACTTTTAGACAAAGCTTCCCTTTATCCTCCTTAGTCAGAAAGCAGCAAGAGAATTGGCTAACCTCTGATGAGAGAGTAAAGCAAACCAGTTTTGTAAAGAAAAGCTTTTTAAGTCCTTgactctctcttcctccataATCCATTCCTCAACATTATCTTTAATGCATCTAATTTTATTCTGTGTCTCCTCACCACTATTGATACATGGAAGAAGGAAGTTTTCCTATCCTCGAAGGTAGCCTAGTTAAGACGAGACTTAAGGGCCCAAAATTCCTCCTCCTGAAGCATAACGAGGTTATAATCTTCAATCAATTTCTTCTCTAACTGAATAAGGAGATCACTAGGATTGTTGTTTGCTAATGCTTTTTGTGCTCCATTGAGTCTCGCAAGCACTCTTCTTTCCTGGCAAAAATATTACCAAAGATATTCACATTCCAATGCTTGGCTTTCCCTGTGAAAATAGAAATTGCATTATTGAGAAAGTGTTCCCTTTCCCATGATTCTTTGACTACACTAGGAAATTTAGGGTGGAGCAGCCACATTGATTGGAATCTAAATGGTTTGTTCCTCATCATAGCAGGGGGGTTGGCTAGCTCTAGTAAAACAAGATAGTGATCAGAAAAGACCCTAGGGAGCTGCGTCACTGATGCCTCCGGGAAAAGAAGCCTCCAAGATGGGTTAGCAAAACACTTGTCAATTCTCTCCAAAATTAAGTCCGACAATTGTCTCCGGTTGGACCAAGTGTACTTTGGcccaaagaaacccaaatccaaaaggTTACAGGAATCCAGACAATCTTTAAAATCCAAGGCTCTATTAAGATTGATGCTTCTACCCCTAAACTTGTCCTCGCCACTGAGaacttcattaaaatcacccaaAAGTAACCATGGAAAGCTATGCAATTGAGCTACTTGTGACAGGTTTGACCAAAGAATTTTTCCTTCTACTATACAAGGACTAGCATAGATAGTAGATAAAAGCTAGGAAATGTTATTAGAACATACCTTCACAGTTGCTTGAATTTCTTGTTCAATGGAGGAGAGCACTGATATGTCCACATCATCCTTCTTCCAGAGCAGCCATAAGCCCCCTACATACTCTATTGTATCAGTGACAAAAAACCCATCAAAAGGAAGATCTTCAATGATCTTCTTTGCTCTGTCTCCCCAACTGTTGTCTAAGTGATCACAATGATAGCAGGAAAGTGATTCACCATTATTTCAAGCACTCTCCTCTTGAAATTAGCGTTTAAAGCACCCTTATAGTTCCACAAAAGGACATTCATTTTGACAAAACTTCCATTTGGAACCTCCACTTGATTAGGCATCATCAATGCTGTCTCCATCATGCTTCATCCCAACCGCTTTAGTAGGTCCTTGGAAGCTACCCAGTTTGGCTTCCACACCACCATGTGCTTTACTATACCCACAATGTCATCCCTACAGCATAACAGGAGATCGCACCTCCGAACTGAGGTCAGGATTTGGAATAGCTTCATTGTTAGGAAGTTCCCCATATGGGACGACACTGTCCCTCTAATGCACCAACCATCCCGATTCATCCAATTGAGGCACTACCAGTGGCCTTCTTTGCTTGTTTAAGGACTCTACATCTTTCTCCGTTATCAGGAGGATATCGACAAGAAACTTCCACCACTAATTAGGTGTTGAGCCCCAAGCTAGATACTCCAATGCAAGATCCCCTGTTTTGAGGCTGGTTGGGGTGATTGGGAACAAATTCTTCCATGCTGCCCTTAATTCCTCCTTGAACCACCCCAAGGTGTCCGTTAGAGATGCTCTGATTTATGTTATTGTCTCGTCTGATATAGGGATTACTTGATTCTTATGCTTCATTGCCCACCCTTTCCAAAGAAAAGCTTGGGGTACCAAGTAATGAGGATCCATTTTCTGAGCTAAAAAGATAATCAGAAGCTCTTCATATCGAAGTTGCTTTACTTCTTGAGTCGGAACTAACTCTTTTGAAAGCTTTTGTCTTTTTAGCTTTTGCAAGCTTCTTATCCTTCTGAGACTTAGAATGGATAGTAGACCTCACATCAATGCCACTCTTCTCCCTGCTCGATGCCGCGGCACAGATATCCATCTGACCTTTaggattttcattttattccttttatGTGGATATCTCAACTTCCTTGGCAAGTACCTTGGGTTTTTCGACTTCCAGCTCTACATGGGAAATAGTTATAGAGTTATTCACGTTTTTGTCAACAACACTAGATCCTATCTCTCTACTTGTTTGGACCAACTTGCCTTTTACTAACTTTTCCCCTTGTTGGTTAGGATTGTTAGTGTCACGTGCTCGTCCATTTCGGACTACATTCTTTTTTCTCGTTACAAGCATCCATGCACAAAAGTTGGGATCTGGTTTCTCGGTTTCAAGACTGTTCCTTGGGGTGGGGCTAGCTTCACTTTCATCCCTTCTTTCCATTTCCTTTGGTTTAACCTAATAACAATAGGTCTCTTGCTTATGACCAAGCCTCCCACAACAGAAACATAATGAACTAATGCCTTCATACATTACCCTCTACTTTAACCAACCCATTCTCACAATGTTAATAAGTGGTTTTTCCAAGTCAATTTAGATGCATAACTTGGCATAGCTCCCTCTTGTTCCAAATGTTGTGAATGAGTCAATTCTTAACATTGGACCTAGTGCTCTTCCAATCTCCTTCAAGACTGTTAAATCATAAAATTCTATAGGGAGTTCGGGGGGTCTGACCCACACTACTACTGGTGAGAGGGTTGCCTCTGATGCTTTAAAGTATGGTTCCCATGGCTTGATAGCTAAGAAATGCTCTCCCACAAACCATGGGCCTCCCTTCAACACCTTATCATAGTCATCATCATTACTGAACTTGATGAGGAAAAAGTCCCTTCCTAAGTCCACACAATCCATTTTTGCCGATGGCTTCCATAAAGTATTGATCTTGAAACTGAGGTAGTTGAAACCTACTGTTCTACCATACACTTTCACTATCAAGGCCTTGGATCATGGTGCCTTTATCCTAAACTTAGTCTCCTTGGATAGTTTGACATCAGCCATACCCTTTGTTAGATCCTCACACTCGATATCTGAGTCTTCTTCATCTTCCCTGGCCTTTACAAACTGGAAAGCCTTAACATATGCTCCTGGTATTTCCCCAACCAGATTGTCTTTGTGGTTAAATCTTACAGGGTTAGGTGAAAGCCTTCTCTCCACTACTACCCTTGAACTTTTTCACAATCCTATtcagttcttcttcttcctctcttgaACACTGTTTTATAGACATTATCTCAACTTCAATCTCTCTTAGTAAATATTGGGTACACTTGGTTTAAGCTTGAATTAGAGCTTCTAGGAATTACTTGAtattaagtgtgcatttgggttctaattaaaattggcattttccttaaaattttctattattttcgAGTCTCATATGAGTTCTGTAGCAAAAAAGTTTATTTTCCATCTTCGGTAGCATATTTATTCACACGTGACAcgcctaggttttttttttttttttttatcaaaaagcCACGATCAGGATGAGGTATTATTTATGAGTCCTAATCTattttttcatctattttttcctcatttttattattattatctccATGTGCTGTTCACTAGCTGTTGCTTTTGAGTAGTTGTTTGATTGAATGCCAAAGAGAGATATGGCTACTATTCTAATGGTTTAATCTTACTAATGAAGCCTGAAACTGGCTGCACATATCAGTGGGTGTGTCTAGATTTTTGTTGATGGAAAGCTATTTAAGCTTTCAACAATGAATTTTCTTTCATATTGTTGTGTTGGAATACATTAGAAATGAAACAATTGGATTTATCTAAACACCTTTATAAGAAGGGAAATCGGCAGTTCTTAACTCAGTTGCTTAAGTATGTTTCTAATTTGTTATcataatttgattttgtttttgctacTCCTGTGGATCTGCCTCCCTTGAGAGGACATGAGCATCAAATTACCTTGAAGGAAGAAGCTCAAGCAATCTGTCAGAGACCTTACCGGTACCCCTACTAtcagaaaaatgaaattgagaagAATATGAAGGAGTTATTATCTATTGGTTTCATTAGAGACAGTTATACTCCTTTTGCTTCCCTTGTTCTTTTAGTGAGGAAGGCTAATGGCTCATGGAGAATGTGTATAGATTATAGAGCTTTAAATCAAGAAACCATTAAGGATAAATGCCCTACTCCTGTCATTGATGATTTGCTAGATGACTTATTTGGGCCTTGTGTGTTTTCTAAATGGGATTTAAGGTTTGGTTATCACCAAATTAGGATGAAGGAGCAAGACATCCCTAAAACTGCATTTCGAACTTATGAAAGTCATTATGAGTTTttagtgatgccctttggcttaACCAATACTCCTTGTACCTTCCAATCTTTGATGAATATTGTTTTCAGGCCATTCttgaggaaattttttcttgttttccttGATGATATACTTGTGTATAGTAAGACCTTAGATGATCATGTAAGTCACCTTAGATTGGTATTAGAGGCTTTAGCTAAGCACCAACTGTATGCCAAGAAGTCTAAGTGTGTGTTAGCTTGTAAGGAGGTGAAGTACTTGGGGCACCTCATTTCAGTTTAAGGAGTGAAGACTGATCCTAGGAAAACTACTGCCATGCAACAGTGGGCTTTTCTTAAGGATGTTAAGGATTTGAGAGGGTTCTTAGGCTTCACAAGGTATTATAGGAAGTTtgtggggagggggggggggggtatggCCAAATGGTATCACCATTAACTGCTTTGCTGAAGAAGGATTCTTTTTCTTGGACCCCAGAAGCTTCTTAAGCATTTCAGTTACTTAAGGATGCCATTTCTAATCCATCTGTGTTGGCCTTACTAGATTTTACCAAAGCTTTCACTGTGGAGTGTGATGCTTCAAGCTTAGGGTTAGGGGCTGTTTTGATGCAAGATCAGAGACCTATTGCCTTCCACAGTCAAGCATTGAAGAGTAAGAACATTGCTCTCCCAACTTATGAAAAGGAATTGCTGGCCTTGGTGGTTGTTGTGAAAAAGTGGAGGCCTTATCTGCTTGGTAGGCCATTTGTGATAAAAACTAATCATTAAAGTTTGAAATACTTACTTGAACAGAGGGTGGGCACTCCAGCACAGCATAATGGATCACTAAACTCCTTGGTTATGCTTTTATAGTGGAGTACAAACATGATAAGGAGTATTTGGAGGCTGATGCTCTTTCTAGAAGGGATGAAGATTTGGCTGGAGCTTCCATAGAACCTTTTGCTACTGCTGTTGGCACCTTGtgtatgatttcttttcttacaCCAACTTGGCTTTTTGATCTCAAGTCTATATATGCAGCTGATCCTACTATCTAAAATATTGTTCAAGCTATTTAGTCTAGACAGGTTGCTCCAAAAGGATTTACTTTCTGTAATGATTTACTATTTTATAAGGGCAGGTTGTACTTAGGCCAATTTAATGGTGACTTAAAGGCCAAGGTGTTGCAGCAAGTCTATAATGGTCCTTTGGGGGGTCACTCAGGTTATTTTAAGACTTTTCACAGGCTCAAGGGTTTCTATTGGTCTGGTATGAGGAAGGACTTCAAGCAATACATTTGGGAGTGTGATGTTTGTCAGAAACTTAAGAATGAGACTTGTTATCTTGCTGGTCTGCTGCAACCCTTGTCCATTCCAGAAAGGCCTTGGGTAGATGTAAGTATTGATTTTGTTGAGGGTTTGCCTAAGTCCTAAATGAAGACTATGGTGTTTGTGGTGTTGGATAGGTTAACTAAGTATGCTCATTTCATCCCTATCTCTCACCCTTACACTGCTGCCAAGGTAGCTAACCTTTATATgcaatttgttttcaaattgcATGGCATGCCTTCATCCATTGTTAGTGACAGAGATCCTATCTTTACATCTAAGTTTTGGTTAGAATTGATGAGATTGCAAGGGGTTGTCTTGGCTATGTCTTCTTCCTATCACCCCTAATCCGATGGCCAAACTGAGGTTGTTAACAAAAGTTTGGAACATTACTTAAGAGCTTCTGCAGCAAATAGGCCACATTCTTGGGTTGAGTGGCTTCCATTGGTTGAGTTCTGGTTTAACATAAACTTCCATACTTCCATTAAACTTACTCCATTTAAGGCTCTCTATAGTTATCCTCCATCTAGAGTTATGGATTATGTGCCTGATACCACTCAAGTAAAGGCTGTGGACTTGTTGTTGAAGGATAGACAACAGCTTTTGTCCTTGCTCAAACACAACCTCAGTGTTGCTCAAGAGAGGATAAAATTGTATGTTGATAAGAAGAGATTGGACAGGTCATTTGCTATGGGGGATTGGGTTTATCTCAGGTTGCAACCTTATAAGCAAACTTTGTGTAGCATCAAAAACAAGGGAAGTTAGCTCCTTAATTCTATGGATCATTCTAGATTCTAGAAAACATAGGACAGGTATCTTACAAGTTGGATTTGCCATAGAGCTCACTCATTCATCCTATTTTTCATGTGTCCAATCTCAAAGCTAAATTGGGCCAACATGTGCTGCCTAGGCCTACACTAACAACTGTAAATGCTGACTTGATCATCTCCCCTGAACCTGTGTAAATTCTGTCTGACAGATCACACTAGCTAAGGAATAGAATGATTACTCCGATGTTAGTGCAGGCGCAAGGTGAGAGTAAGGACGATGCCACTTGGGAAAATTTATTTGATCTTCAGTAAAAATTTCcacaccttgtgggcaaggtgctTTAAGTGAGGGGGAATTGTTAGGATTGTGTATTAGTTCATTGAATTTAGGGTTGCAGTGGCTTATAGTAGTGTTGTTGTATTAGTTTACATTATATACTTGTATTGATTGTCCTAGAGTTAGTTAACAAAGGAAGTTGGTAGGTTAGCCAGCTGTACAAGAGTTGGTTATGCACTGAGAGAGTTGGTTATAGCATATAGTTGTAGATTGTATAAAGGGAACTAGCAATACTATTGTATAATCAATCAAGAATAATAGCAATTGTTTCACTGTCTCACTCCTCTCTTTGtatcactctctctttctctagaGGCCCAACTGTCCTTGAGTTTAGCTACAACATTAAGAAAATACAATTGAGTCCTTGCAATCTTCTACCATGAAACTTATGTAATTACTTTTGTCTAAACACCACACACTGGTCAAATAACTCATAGGTTGGTGTTTCTACAAGGTTGTTTGCAAAGACCTCATCAACAACAATTTCATGTTTGAAGTTGGGGAAAGAAAAGTAACAAATACACAAAACTTcgtgaaaaaaatataatacgTGTGTGGGGGAATCTAAATAAGCCGTTTCCAAATTGACACTTAGAGTCTGTTTGGGAtctacttattttgttgaaactgaaatttttttgctgaaagtactgtagataaatgtaaaagttagctaaaataataCAGTAGgactcataaataatatcaaaaaatgcTGTAGgatctatgaatagtagcaaaaataagctgaatagtaaaataagttggtaaaaataattttttccaaatgcacacttaatattaaactgttttttttttgtttttttttatgcatataggattatatattataaattaatttccaATAGATAGACTTGAgtattatagatttttttacaGGTCTAATTCATTCCACGTCTAGCTTTCCAGCTTAATTGCATTTTGTGATTTTGACTATGTTTGAAACAGGGTTCTTAAATTATgaattatccttaaaaaaaattttatttaaaaaagaaaaggaaaaactcatattttatggtAGTCACTCCAGACGATATATTGAATTGGGCATTCCCTCGCACTTTTCCTGACGTACTTTCTCCGCAACCAAACAGAAACAGAAAACTCTCTCACCAGATTgaatttcaaaatcacaaattccATGGATCTCTTGCTCCAATTCCAACACATCCTCGAATCGGACCCTCTTATGTAAACATCATAtacctctcattttttttccctttatagcaaaatattgaaaattttactttGAATATCATTTTTGGAGTCTTACAGTGATGAAGTTGGATTTGTACACCCGACCCAATTCGCTACGCTGACTGAAGACTCAACAGGCGATGCTGCGATTTCGGATGGTACAACCTTTTGGAGCAGAGATCACAAGCTGGGCGTCTCGATCCAGGCTGTTCTGCCATTGTACAATGCGGCCAAGCGTGCGTTTATTGCGGCAAGGGAAGAGTGCAAGAGACTCGGCGATGATGGGTTGGAGAGTGAAGTGATGAAGCACAGTAAGGCTCTCTTGTTGCTCAGCTCCGATTTCGGCACTGCCTGGAACTCTAGGTCTCTCATTATAATTCAGTTTACTTATTTAAGTTTTTGGTAGAATCGGTAATTTATCACGGTGTCAGCGTCTCTACTGTACCTCACGTTTAAAGAAGTTAAAAATGGGCCTCACTTATCTCGAaagcttaaacttttgagaaAATCAGTAATTTAATAACCGCAAATAAGCAACTGTGCAATGTAGCATGAGGTGATCCACTATAGGGCCTAGGCGAAGCTTGTGAGGTTGTAGAAGGTTTTAACTTAGAATCCATGCTTCGGCGAAGGCAGCCAATCATTTTATGTCTTCACTATCTTGATTAGTGTGTATTGCATACAATTCATTTACCATTTGCCAAGTAAGTCTTGGTTGAACACTAGAAGTTTCCGAATCCCCAAATCCCCATTTTAAATAGGTTCACATATAGCATGTATGTCAATTGACCAAATGAAAATTATGCCCTTCTCCAATGCCACCCTATAGAAAATCGCTCACTATCTACAGCCGTGGAATTAGTGATACGAATTCAATAGTAGTAAGTTTTACAGATTCTCTCTTTTAAAATGTAAATCTCTTTTAATTATCTTTTGATGGTTTCACAACTAATTTTTCTGAAAATGCATTGATCCCTAAATGAGATGTTCTTAATCAACAAATACACGACATTGTTTAATTTTAAGGTGGAAGAAATAGTTTCAACCATTGTAGCTGTATATGCTTTTGTATTCCTAGAGTGATAAGAACACAAGGCTGGACTGGAACACCATATTCttcaagagagaaaaaaaagtcattaacCTCAAGTGAGAGAAAGATAGTGCTAATGTGCTTTAATTATCTTATTTGGAGTAAGGCACTTATAATTTCTTGCATGCAGACTGTGATGAGCTGGGATTTCCTTACTTATCTCAATTTAACTTGCAATCAATTTTGCAGCGGCTAATACTCCGGATTTTGAaagactcaaaacttgaaaatgcATCCCCTGGTTACTTTGTTGAAGTTTCTGAAGTATGgaaggtgaaaatattttttaacgtCTATGCatcattacaaattttattcatttctaCAAGCAAGTTTGCTCTATATGCTCTTATCATTATGAATTGTATTCCATTTCTCCCTTCTCTCATTCCTGGGGTCCTTATATGAGTGAATGTCAGCTTCAGGACagtattctttttctaatttacTTTAGTTGAGTGATCTAAGTGATTTCATTCATAAGTGTTGGTGTATGTCTTGTATTCCTCCCTTACTTGGGTTGCACCCCTTTTGTGCTTTATTAATGAACCTTTTACTTATAAAGAAGTTGCTTAGGAACCATAATTGGGTTCAACTTTTTTGTTCTGCTTCGTTTGTAGTTCTAAATACTGAGATAAATTAGATTATAAAGTTATAATGTCACTTCCTATTAGGTTAAGCTTTTGGGTATTAGTGGCATTATTGattcatttttcttaataaataagCAGTCTTTATGGGTGATTGCATGTGCTACACACTACATGAAATAGAAATGGGGCTGGGTGATTCATTAACAATGTTAGATAAGCACTAAGACACTAATGTAAAATCCTTTCATGCCCAAAGCATATTCTCTAAATTATGTGACTGCTTTTAGTTACAACTGCTGTTACTCACTGTTTTAGGATTTGTAGATTGCAACTGTGCTTTTTAAATGTCTTGAATATTTATaccaagtttttttatttttataaatgtcCTGACAATGTTGGTGTGACAGGAAGAGCTCAATTGGAATGAAATGTTGATAAAGCGTTACATAGGAAGAGAGGTATACGCCCTTAACTCAAAGCAGCTCAACTATGCCTTAATCCTATTGGTGATGACTTAATGgaaccttaattttttttctttctttttctgataAGTTTCATCAAACCTCTTCAACTAATATAGCTCTGCCACTCGTATTGTTTTCATCCATTCTATCATATCTGAAATCATACTCATGGTCACTTCTCTTTACCTATTTATACACTTCTTCATTATGTCTACCTATGTTATTTTCAGACTCCCTCTACCTCTTTTTACTCCTTCAAcctaaattgaaaaaacaaacacccttggcatgtactttttttctttggacTGACTATAGTGTCACACGGGTAggatattttttgaatttttttatggataaagtttagctacaaaattagttttaGTCTTAgactacaactttacttaataaaataaacattactacatattttgaaaatctaacctttgaattgcatgttctttacattCTCAATACACATgtaaaattttgtgtcaatcagatattatttactatatgatctataagtttatattttatgcataattttaaactccgaaaatttttaatttaa contains these protein-coding regions:
- the LOC126719423 gene encoding uncharacterized protein LOC126719423, translated to MKELLSIGFIRDSYTPFASLVLLVRKANGSWRMCIDYRALNQETIKDKCPTPVIDDLLDDLFGPCVFSKWDLRFGYHQIRMKEQDIPKTAFRTYESHYEFLVMPFGLTNTPCTFQSLMNIVFRPFLRKFFLVFLDDILVYSKTLDDHLLKDAISNPSVLALLDFTKAFTVECDASSLGLGAVLMQDQRPIAFHSQALKSKNIALPTYEKELLALVVVVKKWRPYLLVEYKHDKEYLEADALSRRDEDLAGASIEPFATAVGTLCMISFLTPTWLFDLKLYLGQFNGDLKAKVLQQVYNGPLGGHSGYFKTFHRLKGFYWSGMRKDFKQYIWECDVCQKLKNETCYLAGLLQPLSIPERPWVDALYSYPPSRVMDYVPDTTQVKAVDLLLKDRQQLLSLLKHNLSVAQERIKLYVDKKRLDRSFAMGDWVYLRLQPYKQTLCSIKNKGS
- the LOC126719424 gene encoding uncharacterized protein LOC126719424 → MDLLLQFQHILESDPLIDEVGFVHPTQFATLTEDSTGDAAISDGTTFWSRDHKLGVSIQAVLPLYNAAKRAFIAAREECKRLGDDGLESEVMKHSKALLLLSSDFGTAWNSRIDCDELGFPYLSQFNLQSILQRLILRILKDSKLENASPGYFVEVSEVWKEELNWNEMLIKRYIGREALWLHRRFLSLCWMKQFATNLHDVSCHSELKISTSISFNSFIDNELCLLNSCSTVPNNDFEDFQAQASYSATYILWLTKQIPEFWSEFQEKLAIGNLKTMLSKVCPERSLLWDSLID